In one Calonectris borealis chromosome 23, bCalBor7.hap1.2, whole genome shotgun sequence genomic region, the following are encoded:
- the LOC142092450 gene encoding C-type natriuretic peptide 1-like → MKMNVKLRFCPGFLLLLIVSQNQARARPISSLQSLSKLLDGDLEHPLVSEERDREQDDMIPTGAFDQQDAEFRWTRNTKDQPESMSMGDSAVQRFFSDLLSLPRRYRGRSKKGVSGGCFGVKLDRIGSLSGLGC, encoded by the exons ATGAAGATGAACGTGAAACTTCGTTTTTGCCCTGGATTCCTTCTGCTGCTTATTGTCAGTCAAAACCAGGCAAGGGCCAGGCCCATTTCCAGCTTACAG agTCTGTCCAAACTGTTAGATGGGGACCTGGAGCATCCCCTGGTCTCCGAAGAGAGGGACCGTGAGCAAGACGACATGATCCCAACAGGTGCCTTCGATCAGCAAGATGCTGAATTCCGGTGGACCCGAAACACCAAGGATCAGCCTGAGAGCATGTCCATGGGTGACAGTGCTGTCCAGAGGTTCTTCAGTGACCTCTTAAGTTTACCCCGTAGATACCGAGGCAGAAGCAAAAAGGGCGTCTCCGGGGGCTGTTTTGGTGTCAAGCTGGACAGAATTGGGTCACTGAGTGGACTGGGATGCTAA